The following are encoded together in the Aciduricibacillus chroicocephali genome:
- the map gene encoding type I methionyl aminopeptidase yields the protein MITRKSAREIEHMQKAGDLLVACHKKISELIRPGITTMEIDSFVDRFLEEHGAVPEQKGYNGYPYATCASLNDEICHGFPTNTPLKNGDIVTIDMVVNLNGGLADSAWTYAVGEVDEKGKRLMEVTKEALYKGIEQAVPGKRIGDIGHAIQTYAEGEGFSVVREFTGHGIGPTIHEDPHIPHYGLPNKGARLKEGMVITIEPMINEGAWQSKLDDNGWTARTIDGGRSAQYEHTLAITKDGPIILTDQDK from the coding sequence ATGATCACGAGAAAGAGTGCCCGTGAAATTGAACATATGCAAAAGGCTGGCGATTTGCTCGTGGCCTGCCACAAAAAAATCTCTGAATTGATCCGCCCAGGCATCACAACAATGGAGATTGACAGCTTTGTCGACCGTTTCCTTGAAGAGCATGGAGCTGTTCCGGAGCAGAAAGGATACAATGGGTATCCATATGCGACATGTGCTTCACTTAACGACGAGATCTGTCATGGTTTCCCGACGAATACCCCTCTTAAAAATGGCGATATTGTAACAATCGATATGGTTGTCAATTTGAACGGTGGACTGGCAGATTCTGCTTGGACATATGCAGTCGGTGAGGTCGATGAGAAGGGGAAACGTCTTATGGAAGTGACAAAGGAAGCCCTTTATAAAGGAATCGAGCAGGCTGTTCCGGGGAAACGGATTGGAGATATTGGTCATGCGATCCAGACTTATGCGGAAGGTGAAGGATTCTCCGTCGTACGTGAATTTACAGGTCATGGCATTGGTCCAACCATCCACGAAGATCCGCATATCCCGCATTACGGTTTGCCGAACAAAGGAGCTCGTCTGAAAGAGGGTATGGTCATTACAATCGAGCCGATGATCAATGAAGGTGCATGGCAGAGCAAGCTTGATGATAATGGCTGGACAGCACGCACAATCGATGGCGGCAGATCGGCACAGTATGAGCATACGCTTGCGATTACAAAGGACGGACCGATCATTTTGACAGACCAGGACAAATAA
- a CDS encoding MarR family winged helix-turn-helix transcriptional regulator — translation MDFTKVAERYQAAMRTIGSNINRIIRETAHPEIKRELFFTLQYIVHQRQTTNTEIAGNFEVGKSTITAQINRLENLGLIMKTGNAKDKRTIYLVATEQGSALIRKIERRIIDLIEEKLTTCHQDEILLFVSQLEKLAALLQK, via the coding sequence GTGGACTTCACAAAAGTTGCCGAGCGTTATCAAGCAGCGATGCGCACAATCGGCAGCAACATCAATCGGATTATCAGAGAAACAGCACACCCGGAAATAAAGAGAGAACTGTTTTTTACGCTTCAGTATATCGTCCACCAAAGGCAGACGACCAATACGGAGATTGCAGGGAATTTCGAGGTTGGCAAGAGCACAATCACAGCTCAGATCAATCGCCTGGAAAACTTGGGATTGATCATGAAGACAGGCAACGCCAAAGATAAAAGAACAATTTATCTTGTAGCCACTGAACAAGGCTCAGCACTTATCCGTAAGATTGAACGGAGAATCATTGACCTAATAGAAGAAAAGCTGACGACTTGCCACCAAGATGAAATTCTTCTCTTTGTCTCACAGCTCGAAAAACTTGCAGCACTTTTGCAAAAGTAA
- a CDS encoding beta-class carbonic anhydrase yields MMHLQEMLDYNKEFVEGKQYEPYKTDSIPNKKMVVFTCMESRLVELLQRALNIQNGDVKMVKNAGAIIRKPFDSIVKSILVAVYNLQADEVAVIGHHDCGMSKMDVPALEKTMVERGIPQETIDALQHSGIDFEDEFHGFETVEQSVEQSVSILRNHPLLPKNVKVHGLVIDPETGKVDVVTRDAK; encoded by the coding sequence ATAATGCACTTACAAGAGATGCTTGATTACAACAAAGAATTCGTAGAAGGAAAGCAATATGAGCCTTATAAAACTGACAGCATTCCGAATAAAAAGATGGTCGTCTTCACTTGCATGGAATCCCGTCTTGTCGAACTACTTCAGCGTGCACTGAACATCCAGAACGGCGACGTAAAAATGGTTAAAAATGCTGGTGCGATTATCCGCAAGCCATTTGACAGCATTGTAAAGAGTATCCTCGTTGCAGTCTACAACTTGCAGGCTGATGAAGTTGCTGTAATCGGACACCATGATTGTGGCATGTCAAAAATGGATGTACCTGCATTGGAAAAGACAATGGTTGAGCGTGGTATTCCGCAAGAAACAATTGACGCGCTTCAGCATTCAGGAATTGATTTTGAAGATGAGTTCCACGGCTTCGAAACAGTTGAACAATCTGTTGAACAGAGTGTATCTATTCTTCGCAACCATCCGTTGCTTCCTAAGAACGTCAAGGTTCATGGCCTTGTAATTGATCCGGAAACAGGAAAAGTTGACGTTGTAACAAGAGATGCGAAATAA
- a CDS encoding IDEAL domain-containing protein, protein MKKQLTSYQLVCYVGEPLKAIREIPFEMKLTARLILDELCQSWNKARLEGMIDEALISGDRDSFMELSEKYREYK, encoded by the coding sequence ATGAAGAAGCAGTTGACCAGTTACCAGTTAGTTTGTTATGTAGGCGAACCGCTTAAAGCTATTCGTGAAATCCCTTTTGAGATGAAATTAACAGCTCGCCTTATTCTCGATGAATTATGCCAATCGTGGAACAAGGCTCGTCTTGAAGGCATGATTGATGAAGCGTTGATCAGCGGAGATCGAGACTCATTTATGGAATTAAGTGAAAAATATAGAGAATATAAGTAG
- a CDS encoding S-ribosylhomocysteine lyase has translation MQKMNVESFNLDHTKVKAPYVRLVGVTEGSNGDKVYKYDIRFKQPNKEHMVMDALHSIEHLMAENIRNHMDNVLDIGPMGCQTGFYLAVLNNDSYEDVLEALEKTLKDVLEATEVPACNEVQCGWAANHSLEGAQEIARDMLSKRDEWHEVF, from the coding sequence ATGCAAAAAATGAATGTTGAAAGCTTCAATCTCGATCATACGAAAGTGAAGGCACCTTACGTACGTCTAGTTGGCGTAACAGAAGGTTCCAATGGAGATAAAGTATACAAATATGATATTCGTTTTAAACAGCCGAACAAGGAACATATGGTAATGGACGCGCTACATTCCATTGAGCATCTTATGGCAGAGAATATCCGCAATCATATGGACAATGTTCTTGATATTGGGCCTATGGGATGCCAGACAGGATTTTACCTCGCTGTTTTGAATAATGACAGCTATGAAGATGTACTGGAAGCACTTGAAAAGACACTGAAGGACGTGTTGGAAGCGACAGAAGTACCCGCATGCAATGAAGTGCAATGTGGCTGGGCTGCCAACCACAGTCTTGAAGGTGCACAAGAGATAGCACGAGATATGCTTTCCAAGCGAGACGAGTGGCACGAAGTCTTTTAA
- a CDS encoding AzlD domain-containing protein has protein sequence MILLIVIGMSLATMIPRLVPVFIVDRLEFRPWLNRWLAAIPYAALGALIFPGILFVRESSPVAGILGGLFALLLSLFRLNIVLIVIGAILFMYFYPA, from the coding sequence ATGATTTTGCTTATTGTGATTGGTATGTCACTTGCTACGATGATTCCACGACTAGTGCCCGTTTTTATTGTAGATAGGCTTGAATTTCGTCCTTGGTTGAATCGCTGGCTCGCTGCCATTCCGTATGCAGCTCTTGGTGCCCTCATTTTTCCTGGAATACTTTTTGTGAGGGAAAGTTCGCCGGTTGCAGGTATTTTAGGAGGTTTATTTGCGCTGTTACTCAGCCTGTTTCGTTTGAACATCGTTCTAATCGTAATTGGTGCCATACTGTTCATGTATTTCTACCCGGCATAA
- the sigI gene encoding RNA polymerase sigma-I factor, with translation MVTSPSLKSLSLEEMIRAAQEGDAYVLNHLLTSYQPFVAKSVSEVCKRYIDPKRDDEFSIGLSAFNEAISSYVPERGNFFSFAKLVIKRKVIDYIRYSQKGVTAVSLDETYDEEQMENPLEAAAVKENYDKEQDAWFRKQEIIEFAKQLNQYKLTLTELAESSPKHRDARDSAVATAKILYRDEALRDHVKRKHKLPIKELAKLVDVSKKTLERNRKFILAIFIVLDGDFVYLQEYLKGIGQ, from the coding sequence ATGGTAACCAGCCCATCATTAAAATCTCTATCCTTGGAAGAGATGATTAGGGCAGCTCAGGAAGGTGACGCCTATGTGCTGAATCATCTGCTGACCAGTTATCAGCCTTTTGTGGCAAAAAGTGTGTCGGAAGTATGCAAACGCTATATAGATCCTAAACGAGATGATGAATTCAGTATCGGTCTTTCTGCTTTTAATGAAGCAATTAGCAGCTATGTACCGGAACGAGGGAATTTTTTCTCTTTCGCCAAGCTTGTCATCAAACGCAAAGTGATTGATTACATCCGTTATTCTCAGAAGGGTGTGACCGCTGTTTCGCTTGATGAAACGTATGACGAAGAACAGATGGAAAATCCTTTGGAAGCCGCAGCTGTTAAGGAAAACTATGATAAAGAACAAGATGCATGGTTTCGTAAGCAGGAAATTATTGAATTTGCCAAACAGCTTAATCAGTATAAACTGACGCTTACTGAACTGGCGGAATCTTCTCCGAAACATAGAGATGCACGCGACTCCGCTGTCGCAACGGCTAAGATTCTGTACCGTGATGAAGCGCTTAGGGATCATGTAAAGCGTAAGCATAAACTGCCGATCAAAGAACTTGCGAAACTTGTTGATGTCAGCAAAAAAACTTTGGAGCGCAATCGAAAGTTCATACTCGCAATATTCATCGTTCTTGATGGGGATTTTGTTTATCTACAGGAGTATTTAAAGGGGATAGGCCAGTGA
- a CDS encoding MFS transporter, translated as MTQTAAKDNKNDQRWAIISLASIPLIMTLGNSMLIPILPMLEKELDISKLETSYIITVYSIVAIFCIPIAGYLSDQFGRKKIIIPALILTGIGGLVAGWASWKMDNPYGMILVGRILQGVGASGAMPIVLPLVGDLFKKDDEASAALGIIETSNTVGKVLSPILGSLLAGFIWFLPFMAIPVFSVISLLLIIFLVKSNAEEKEERIKFREYWQMIKGVFKEHARWLVAVFIIGAILMFILFGFLFYLSSLLEDKFHYDGLKKGFLLAIPLLALSIASYITGKAIKDNLVVMKWVTFIGIVLSGISVGFISFMDHFISLLIIFLVCGIGIGASLPCLDSLITKSLDKTVRGAVTSIYSAMRFIGVAAGPPVIAVLMKVHLLWIVSLLAVLALIAAILSFRGIRPEND; from the coding sequence ATGACACAGACAGCGGCCAAAGATAATAAAAACGATCAGCGCTGGGCAATCATATCTCTCGCTTCGATTCCGCTGATTATGACACTTGGCAATTCCATGCTTATACCGATTTTGCCTATGCTTGAAAAAGAACTCGATATTTCAAAGCTGGAGACTAGCTATATTATTACTGTATATTCAATTGTAGCAATTTTTTGTATTCCTATTGCTGGATACTTATCAGATCAGTTTGGCAGGAAGAAAATAATCATTCCAGCATTGATTCTGACAGGCATCGGCGGTCTTGTTGCTGGCTGGGCCTCATGGAAAATGGATAACCCATACGGGATGATTCTCGTTGGTCGCATTCTTCAGGGAGTCGGCGCATCCGGTGCGATGCCGATTGTGCTCCCACTTGTAGGAGATTTGTTCAAAAAGGATGATGAAGCAAGTGCGGCGCTAGGCATTATTGAAACATCAAATACAGTCGGTAAGGTACTCAGCCCAATTCTCGGCTCGCTTCTAGCGGGTTTTATCTGGTTTTTGCCATTTATGGCGATTCCGGTTTTTTCGGTCATCTCACTGTTGCTAATCATTTTCCTTGTAAAGTCTAACGCCGAAGAAAAAGAAGAGCGAATCAAATTCCGGGAATATTGGCAGATGATTAAGGGTGTGTTTAAGGAACATGCAAGATGGCTGGTAGCAGTATTTATCATTGGTGCGATTCTCATGTTCATTCTTTTTGGATTCCTGTTTTATCTTTCGAGTTTACTCGAAGATAAATTCCATTACGATGGTTTGAAAAAAGGTTTTCTCCTTGCAATTCCGCTCCTTGCACTTTCCATTGCTTCTTATATTACGGGAAAGGCAATTAAGGACAACCTCGTCGTAATGAAATGGGTAACGTTTATCGGGATCGTCCTTTCTGGTATATCAGTAGGATTTATTTCTTTCATGGATCATTTTATTTCACTATTAATTATTTTCCTTGTATGCGGGATTGGGATTGGTGCGTCGTTACCTTGTCTTGATTCATTAATTACGAAGAGTTTGGATAAAACAGTTCGTGGGGCAGTGACATCTATCTATAGTGCAATGCGATTCATTGGTGTTGCGGCAGGTCCTCCTGTAATCGCAGTTTTAATGAAAGTTCATCTGCTTTGGATAGTTAGTTTGCTTGCGGTTCTCGCTCTTATTGCGGCAATATTGAGCTTCCGTGGTATTCGTCCAGAAAATGATTAA
- a CDS encoding YhdB family protein, with the protein MEPGFEYDNALYCTLWGHWDNLIDIMAKSPDDILSKKIETFLAQLHFCSDEGIVLAARNDLLHYIDHAMQMTPMPSIEI; encoded by the coding sequence TTGGAACCCGGATTCGAATATGACAATGCTTTATATTGCACTTTATGGGGCCATTGGGACAATCTGATTGATATTATGGCGAAGTCGCCTGACGACATTCTCTCCAAGAAAATAGAAACATTTCTTGCTCAACTTCACTTTTGCTCTGATGAAGGGATTGTACTAGCAGCACGCAATGACCTTCTTCACTATATAGACCATGCAATGCAGATGACACCGATGCCAAGTATTGAAATTTAG
- a CDS encoding SDR family NAD(P)-dependent oxidoreductase, producing the protein MNYAIVTGTSRGLGEACAKLLIESGMHVFGIARNKNAKLDHFAKENHVQFNHIECDLGEPSLLEKRMEEILATLAHVEEVTCVYLINNAATLEPIDRADELTDAMAITLHTQVNLASPMLILNAVLHASKNNDWPVIAVNVTSGAGRRPIPGFSAYCSTKAGIDMYTETVAKELEISGSENKVLGFSPGIMDTDMQEEIRNSNEAAFHEVETFRAYKRNGHLRQVEEVSGILVDILTDPANAVSGKIYNVQDYF; encoded by the coding sequence GTGAATTATGCGATTGTTACGGGTACTTCAAGGGGACTTGGAGAAGCTTGTGCTAAGCTGCTTATTGAAAGTGGCATGCATGTATTCGGTATAGCGAGAAATAAGAATGCGAAGCTTGACCATTTTGCGAAAGAGAATCATGTGCAGTTTAATCATATAGAATGCGACTTGGGAGAACCATCTCTTTTGGAAAAGAGGATGGAAGAAATACTTGCAACATTGGCTCATGTAGAAGAGGTGACATGCGTATATCTCATTAATAATGCGGCAACGCTGGAACCAATTGATCGAGCTGATGAATTGACTGATGCTATGGCTATTACTCTTCATACGCAAGTGAATCTGGCAAGCCCGATGCTGATATTGAATGCAGTGCTTCATGCATCAAAAAACAATGACTGGCCGGTGATCGCAGTCAATGTGACGTCCGGAGCAGGAAGGCGCCCAATCCCAGGATTCAGCGCCTATTGCAGTACGAAGGCTGGAATTGATATGTATACTGAAACAGTAGCCAAGGAATTGGAGATTTCAGGATCGGAAAATAAAGTGCTAGGTTTCAGTCCCGGCATAATGGATACAGATATGCAAGAAGAAATTCGGAATTCAAATGAAGCGGCTTTCCATGAAGTTGAGACCTTCCGTGCTTATAAACGGAACGGCCATTTGAGGCAAGTGGAAGAGGTTAGCGGAATTCTTGTTGATATCCTGACAGATCCTGCTAATGCTGTTAGCGGTAAAATATACAATGTACAAGATTACTTCTAA
- a CDS encoding anti-sigma factor domain-containing protein has product MSKGLVMEKHRKYMIVLTSDGMFQKAVPQDCAELGEEVDFEPLTEKRRKLVLPSIGRFGIPVGIAAAVILLLIVMPFFPQPGKELKTYAYVSIDINPSIELQVDESMRVKKLTPLNEDAKTVQASLGDYKGEDIAKVVDDIMIKSEEKDLTAHGKKMLVGVSYANSKDSDKASVLDHLRDFFRTDAPDWKVASYKLPKDLRKTAHEEKLSANELLAKKLYNSDNYASLSKKDIEIIHSFYQKKNKEAEEAKLMKKAKQEKESEKTQETVKQEQEKKDEQSSSQKVVNPPASYEPQSQSNSGQSKGTTQPSGSSGSNTKNTSGSSYSGSSSSKTQQPSTPNKNNNSSSNVNRNQENNYYRDQQNNNQDNSNNNQHYDYRNNNPYRNKDYNQYKNHGEQYHNQYQNQDDDEDDDD; this is encoded by the coding sequence GTGAGTAAAGGTTTAGTGATGGAGAAGCATCGCAAATATATGATCGTCCTGACGAGTGACGGGATGTTCCAGAAGGCCGTCCCGCAAGATTGTGCCGAGCTTGGAGAGGAAGTAGACTTCGAACCCCTCACCGAAAAGCGACGGAAGCTCGTCCTTCCGTCGATAGGCAGGTTCGGTATACCTGTTGGAATTGCAGCAGCAGTAATACTACTTCTAATTGTAATGCCTTTCTTTCCCCAGCCAGGTAAAGAATTGAAGACTTATGCCTATGTCAGCATTGATATTAATCCTAGTATTGAATTGCAGGTTGACGAGTCGATGCGTGTCAAAAAACTAACGCCGTTGAACGAAGATGCTAAAACAGTGCAAGCCAGTCTTGGGGATTACAAAGGCGAAGACATAGCAAAAGTCGTCGACGATATTATGATTAAGAGTGAAGAAAAAGATTTAACTGCTCATGGGAAAAAAATGCTCGTTGGGGTCAGCTACGCCAATAGCAAAGACAGCGATAAAGCATCTGTACTTGATCATTTGCGAGATTTTTTCCGGACAGATGCACCTGACTGGAAGGTAGCTTCATACAAGTTGCCTAAAGACTTAAGAAAAACTGCCCATGAAGAAAAGCTTTCTGCAAATGAACTGCTTGCTAAAAAACTGTACAACTCAGATAATTATGCCTCGCTCTCAAAGAAGGATATTGAAATCATTCATTCTTTTTATCAAAAGAAAAATAAAGAAGCAGAAGAAGCAAAATTAATGAAAAAGGCAAAGCAGGAGAAGGAAAGCGAAAAAACACAAGAGACAGTGAAGCAGGAACAGGAAAAGAAAGATGAACAATCTTCTAGCCAGAAGGTTGTAAATCCGCCTGCATCGTACGAGCCTCAGAGTCAATCGAACAGCGGGCAATCAAAGGGTACAACTCAGCCGTCTGGATCTTCGGGTAGTAATACAAAAAATACTTCAGGCTCTTCTTATTCTGGAAGTAGCAGTTCAAAGACACAACAGCCGTCTACGCCGAATAAAAATAATAATTCGAGCAGCAATGTAAACCGTAATCAGGAAAATAATTATTACAGAGACCAACAAAACAATAATCAAGATAATAGTAACAATAACCAGCATTATGATTATAGGAATAATAATCCATACCGAAACAAGGATTACAATCAATATAAGAACCACGGAGAACAATATCACAATCAATATCAAAACCAGGACGACGATGAGGACGACGATGATTAA
- a CDS encoding YhcN/YlaJ family sporulation lipoprotein produces the protein MSWKRAGIGLAIAAALVGCNNNDNNKGNNNIDTHRYQNDLNDNGDGTTRDRFNNDMNRTRDNVHNDMNRGRNTIDRDYNDRHGDHYNLSKKAANRIESEVQGIDGAYVVMTDNNAYVAANLDTNNSNGRTAGELTDSVKKHIKNIVQAEEPSVDRVYVSTNPDFANLMSRYSNDVDNGRPVGGMFTEIGNMIKRVFPQNK, from the coding sequence ATGAGTTGGAAACGTGCAGGCATCGGCTTGGCCATTGCAGCGGCGCTCGTCGGATGTAACAATAATGATAATAATAAAGGCAATAACAACATTGACACACATCGGTATCAGAATGATTTGAATGACAATGGAGATGGAACGACACGTGATCGTTTCAATAACGATATGAACCGTACGCGTGATAATGTACACAACGATATGAATCGTGGCCGAAACACAATTGATCGTGATTACAATGACAGACATGGCGATCATTATAATCTGAGCAAAAAAGCAGCAAACCGTATTGAATCAGAAGTGCAAGGCATTGATGGAGCTTATGTAGTGATGACAGATAACAACGCATATGTAGCTGCAAACCTTGATACGAATAATAGCAATGGTCGTACTGCAGGTGAATTGACTGATTCAGTCAAAAAACATATTAAAAACATTGTGCAGGCAGAAGAGCCAAGTGTGGACCGTGTTTATGTTTCAACAAACCCGGATTTTGCTAATCTAATGAGCCGTTATTCCAATGATGTGGACAACGGGCGCCCGGTCGGCGGAATGTTTACTGAAATTGGCAATATGATCAAGCGTGTATTCCCACAAAATAAATAA
- a CDS encoding dipeptidase, producing the protein MSEQVVSHLRENRERLLKKLNDFLRIPSISTDSKFAESVSEAADFLKTYLEDIGFGKVEKQETNGHPLVYAEYMEAGPDAPTVLFYGHYDVQPPDPLDQWVTPPFEPEIRDGRLYARGSSDDKGQVFMQLAVFEAFMKTKGKIPLNVKVCIEGEEEIGSENLYEILHEMKEKFSADFAVISDSGMVADNQPTILYGLKGFTGIEIEVEGPDHDLHSGMYGGAVRNPAMALAHLLASMKNTDEVVTVEGFYEGVEGLTDKERALIKSVPGEDFKASCGIAETASEKGYTPEEHTMARPTFEINGMYSGYQGEGTKTIIPATATAKITCRLVPGQEPEHIQELLEKHVLKHAPSGVRVHVKKEKLSAKAYKVEPNHPLIQKASESYSKAFGKETVYVRMGGSIPVVEWIDALYDVPVVLLGFGTPDDRLHSPNESFPLDSFDKGMETLAYYWSSFSK; encoded by the coding sequence ATGAGTGAGCAAGTAGTTAGCCATTTAAGAGAAAACAGAGAGAGGCTGTTGAAAAAGTTAAATGACTTCCTTCGCATTCCAAGTATTTCAACTGACAGCAAATTTGCAGAATCGGTAAGTGAAGCAGCAGATTTCCTGAAAACATATTTGGAGGACATTGGATTTGGTAAAGTTGAAAAGCAGGAAACGAATGGTCATCCGCTCGTATATGCCGAGTATATGGAAGCAGGTCCTGATGCACCAACAGTGCTTTTCTATGGTCATTACGATGTCCAGCCTCCCGATCCGCTTGATCAATGGGTGACCCCGCCATTTGAACCTGAAATCCGTGATGGCAGATTATATGCCCGCGGTTCAAGCGACGATAAAGGACAAGTGTTCATGCAACTTGCTGTTTTTGAAGCGTTCATGAAAACAAAAGGAAAAATCCCTCTAAATGTAAAGGTTTGTATTGAGGGTGAAGAAGAGATCGGCAGTGAGAACTTGTATGAAATTCTTCATGAAATGAAAGAGAAATTCAGCGCTGATTTTGCAGTCATTTCTGATTCGGGCATGGTTGCCGACAATCAGCCGACAATTCTTTATGGCTTGAAAGGCTTTACTGGTATTGAAATTGAAGTTGAAGGGCCGGATCATGATTTGCATTCCGGTATGTACGGTGGGGCAGTCCGTAATCCGGCGATGGCGCTTGCACATCTTCTTGCTTCCATGAAAAACACTGATGAAGTTGTGACTGTAGAAGGATTTTATGAAGGGGTAGAGGGACTTACTGATAAGGAGAGGGCCCTAATCAAGAGCGTTCCTGGGGAGGATTTCAAAGCTTCTTGCGGTATCGCTGAAACTGCATCAGAAAAAGGCTATACACCGGAAGAACACACAATGGCACGCCCTACTTTTGAAATCAATGGTATGTACAGTGGTTATCAAGGTGAAGGGACGAAGACGATTATCCCTGCGACGGCTACTGCGAAAATCACATGCCGCCTTGTACCAGGTCAGGAACCGGAACATATCCAAGAACTTCTTGAGAAGCATGTATTAAAGCATGCTCCATCTGGTGTTAGAGTGCATGTAAAAAAGGAGAAGCTGTCAGCAAAAGCATATAAAGTCGAGCCGAATCATCCATTGATTCAAAAAGCTTCAGAGAGTTATTCAAAAGCATTTGGAAAAGAAACAGTCTACGTTAGAATGGGAGGTTCAATCCCGGTTGTCGAATGGATTGATGCTTTGTATGATGTTCCAGTTGTACTGCTTGGATTTGGGACGCCGGACGATCGCCTTCATTCTCCAAATGAGAGCTTCCCGCTCGACAGTTTTGACAAAGGAATGGAGACACTTGCCTACTATTGGAGTTCTTTTAGCAAATAA
- a CDS encoding AzlC family ABC transporter permease, translating into MQQEKAIAGKASHMAKKGLAAGFPLVLSYVPVAIAFGVVARQSGMNVFDIVMMSVLVYAGAAQFMSVNMMNVGAGALEIVIATFVLNFRHFIMSFSFMNRLRHIEFSKKAPLTLLLTDETFAVSSIHKEEAKKEKGIIFYTVLILSAYISWIFGTIVGALLGDIIPPKLSESMGIALYAMFIGLLVPPVKKEIRLGIIAVIAMILNAFFSQFMASGWSIVLGTIIGGASGIFLIKEAKA; encoded by the coding sequence ATGCAACAAGAGAAAGCGATTGCGGGCAAAGCCTCGCACATGGCGAAAAAAGGACTTGCCGCAGGTTTTCCACTCGTTCTCAGTTATGTTCCGGTTGCAATAGCGTTTGGTGTTGTAGCTAGACAATCCGGAATGAATGTTTTTGATATTGTAATGATGAGTGTGCTCGTCTATGCAGGAGCAGCGCAGTTCATGAGTGTTAATATGATGAATGTGGGGGCGGGGGCTCTTGAGATTGTCATTGCCACATTTGTTCTGAACTTCCGACATTTTATTATGAGCTTTTCATTCATGAATAGGCTTCGCCATATTGAATTTAGTAAAAAGGCACCGCTTACACTGCTGCTTACAGATGAGACGTTTGCAGTTTCATCTATACATAAGGAAGAAGCGAAGAAGGAGAAAGGCATCATATTTTATACAGTGCTCATTCTTTCCGCATACATATCCTGGATTTTCGGAACGATTGTTGGTGCCTTGCTGGGAGATATTATCCCACCGAAATTAAGTGAAAGTATGGGTATTGCCCTTTATGCGATGTTCATCGGATTGCTCGTACCCCCAGTGAAAAAGGAAATCCGGCTTGGCATCATCGCAGTTATAGCAATGATATTAAATGCATTTTTTAGCCAATTCATGGCGAGTGGCTGGTCTATTGTTCTTGGTACAATTATCGGTGGAGCCAGTGGTATCTTTCTTATTAAGGAGGCAAAAGCATGA